A single genomic interval of Megalobrama amblycephala isolate DHTTF-2021 linkage group LG17, ASM1881202v1, whole genome shotgun sequence harbors:
- the LOC125251591 gene encoding putative ferric-chelate reductase 1 isoform X1 — MHVYILLVLCVCVRGVTSFPNGEVEESCQSMTPNHSEFKSQTSSSPYKVSVNSTTFTAGQTITVTLQAAENASEFQGFMLQAREVDGKTAVGRFTSINTVQSRALNCFNIENSTLSQASADKKSHFEATWEAPTNSSLGDIQFVVTFVRDYPVFWNMVNSSTIRSTSPINTPSTTRFTVILLALTFTSINL, encoded by the exons atgcATGTTTACATTCTCCtggtcttgtgtgtgtgtgtgaggggggTCACATCTTTCCCTAATGGGGAAGTGGAGGAATCCTGTCAAAGCATGACCCCCAATCACTCTGAATTTAAGTCCCAGACAAGCAGCTCTCCTTATAAAGTCTCTGTGAACAGCACCACATTCACAGCAGGACAAACCATCACTG TAACCCTGCAGGCGGCAGAGAATGCCTCCGAATTCCAAGGCTTCATGTTACAGGCTCGAGAGGTGGACGGAAAAACTGCAGTGGGACGCTTCACATCAATAAATACCGTCCAATCCCGTGCCCTGAACTGCTTTAATATAGAG AACTCAACTCTCAGCCAAGCATCTGCAGACAAGAAATCCCATTTTGAGGCTACATGGGAAGCACCGACAAACTCCTCCCTGGGTGATATTCAGTTTGT TGTGACATTTGTCAGAGACTATCCAGTTTTCTGGAACATGGTGAACAGCTCTACAATTCGGTCAACGTCTCCTATCAACACTCCATCTACAACAAGATTCACTGTGATTCTACTTGCACTAACATTTACTTCGATCAACCTTTGA
- the LOC125251591 gene encoding putative ferric-chelate reductase 1 isoform X2, translating to MHVYILLVLCVCVRGVTSFPNGEVEESCQSMTPNHSEFKSQTSSSPYKVSVNSTTFTAGQTITVTLQAAENASEFQGFMLQAREVDGKTAVGRFTSINTVQSRALNCFNIENSTLSQASADKKSHFEATWEAPTNSSLV from the exons atgcATGTTTACATTCTCCtggtcttgtgtgtgtgtgtgaggggggTCACATCTTTCCCTAATGGGGAAGTGGAGGAATCCTGTCAAAGCATGACCCCCAATCACTCTGAATTTAAGTCCCAGACAAGCAGCTCTCCTTATAAAGTCTCTGTGAACAGCACCACATTCACAGCAGGACAAACCATCACTG TAACCCTGCAGGCGGCAGAGAATGCCTCCGAATTCCAAGGCTTCATGTTACAGGCTCGAGAGGTGGACGGAAAAACTGCAGTGGGACGCTTCACATCAATAAATACCGTCCAATCCCGTGCCCTGAACTGCTTTAATATAGAG AACTCAACTCTCAGCCAAGCATCTGCAGACAAGAAATCCCATTTTGAGGCTACATGGGAAGCACCGACAAACTCCTCCCTGG TGTGA